In Halapricum desulfuricans, a single window of DNA contains:
- a CDS encoding zinc ribbon domain-containing protein — protein sequence MKGYLSPERTDNGAVPIESRTEVYRDPARDQEVVVETETGVAPLGIADVTVSKKKGDDPPVVFVPQPESIEVRNRGNSNGVVVRTEGDSHDIEEGFSERVRRDAVIELGYQTQLRLTVERDARIEVSGGDYVAGDKVDNSTTVNDSVVNRSDIGPGQAGEDSRGGDVTVDDSVVNRSNVGGNSQSATSGDAPETVSETDTQNSCQTHGITYTGPVCPKCEAERSADKRTRKYCLFCGESIPAKAQVCPECGEDLTDV from the coding sequence ATGAAGGGCTATCTCTCGCCCGAGAGGACCGACAATGGGGCCGTCCCGATCGAGTCACGCACGGAGGTCTACCGCGATCCCGCCCGGGATCAAGAAGTCGTCGTCGAGACCGAAACCGGCGTCGCACCGCTCGGGATCGCGGACGTGACCGTCTCCAAGAAGAAAGGCGACGATCCGCCTGTCGTGTTCGTCCCACAGCCGGAGTCGATCGAAGTCCGTAACCGGGGAAACTCTAACGGCGTCGTCGTCCGGACCGAAGGGGACTCCCACGACATCGAAGAGGGATTCAGCGAGCGCGTGCGTCGAGACGCGGTGATCGAACTCGGCTACCAGACCCAACTCCGCCTGACCGTCGAGCGCGACGCCCGGATCGAAGTCAGCGGCGGCGATTACGTCGCCGGCGATAAGGTCGACAACAGCACGACCGTCAACGACAGCGTCGTCAACCGATCGGACATCGGCCCCGGACAGGCGGGGGAAGATTCGCGGGGTGGCGACGTGACCGTCGACGATAGTGTCGTCAACAGGTCGAACGTCGGTGGTAACTCACAGAGCGCCACGTCCGGTGACGCGCCGGAGACAGTCAGCGAAACGGACACGCAAAACAGCTGTCAGACTCATGGGATCACCTATACCGGTCCGGTCTGTCCGAAGTGCGAGGCCGAACGTTCGGCAGACAAACGAACTCGCAAGTACTGTCTGTTCTGTGGCGAGTCCATCCCCGCGAAAGCGCAGGTCTGTCCCGAGTGCGGCGAGGACCTCACTGATGTGTGA
- a CDS encoding zinc-ribbon domain-containing protein — MTTCPDCGASLPDEATFCSECGASVERTCPDCGTAVPAAANFCPNCRAELGPTTASQDGALRLKPHEFARRADAGELGSDSLWGKLTRRKQVSIEAGNEALFVHDGQVVERLGPGKHTLDSLGEQITSLQKTGDIAAILIERRETTVTLEASARTASEYPLDVAFELAIDVDDPMTLFTSLLSDRGTVTSRTFQQVLGGPIEDELEATMREYDREDVYGNRELKQRLAQNIERACRSALQRYGLRLVDLLSVSFVDDQDHIREANKDVEIREKEEDIKDDEARLDRRDRERETADSVHENEQRVRRETSEQAADHEIETQEIEHRHEKSDMERRHEHTAEREDVEHTEEIKTTKKEGEVERRELEHEQDVDEIEDLMHLKKKKDMDGLDVEEREDELEMRREEHEAEVEKERLRARDEVDLSTLASMDSVDEAVSEIAEIEAAEDLTPEQLEALGAKDSDELAKARQEAHNAEAERKRAEDQKEFREEIKDIAADSMDRVQETSESAMDNVSETGTAAAEDTSDNVIVSDPGRSDDGDTTIVQGGGSDSDGSNDSGTDRVVVCPECEAEVEPDDEFCLNCGHDLGGD, encoded by the coding sequence ATGACGACCTGCCCCGACTGCGGGGCCTCGCTGCCTGACGAGGCGACGTTCTGCAGTGAGTGTGGTGCGTCCGTCGAGCGGACTTGCCCCGACTGCGGGACAGCCGTGCCAGCAGCGGCGAACTTTTGCCCGAACTGCCGTGCCGAACTCGGCCCGACAACAGCGTCTCAGGACGGCGCACTCCGGTTGAAACCGCACGAGTTCGCTCGCCGTGCCGACGCCGGCGAGCTCGGATCCGATAGTCTCTGGGGGAAACTAACACGGCGAAAGCAGGTCTCGATCGAGGCCGGCAACGAGGCGCTTTTCGTGCACGATGGGCAAGTCGTCGAGCGGCTGGGACCGGGCAAACATACGCTAGACTCGCTGGGTGAGCAGATCACGTCCTTGCAGAAGACCGGCGACATCGCGGCAATCTTGATCGAGCGCCGTGAGACAACGGTCACGCTCGAAGCGAGTGCTCGGACCGCCAGCGAGTATCCGCTGGACGTCGCTTTCGAACTCGCCATCGATGTCGACGATCCGATGACACTGTTTACGAGTCTGCTTTCCGACCGCGGGACCGTCACCAGCCGGACTTTCCAACAGGTGCTTGGCGGTCCGATCGAGGACGAACTGGAAGCGACGATGCGCGAGTACGACCGCGAGGACGTCTATGGTAATCGCGAACTCAAACAGCGACTCGCTCAGAATATCGAGCGTGCCTGTCGCTCGGCCCTCCAGCGGTACGGTCTTCGATTGGTCGATCTGCTGTCTGTCAGTTTCGTGGACGATCAGGACCACATCCGCGAGGCGAACAAGGACGTCGAGATCCGCGAGAAAGAGGAGGATATCAAGGACGACGAAGCCCGACTGGACCGCCGGGATCGCGAGCGCGAGACTGCGGACAGCGTTCACGAAAACGAGCAGCGCGTCCGCCGGGAGACCAGCGAGCAGGCCGCCGACCACGAGATCGAGACCCAGGAGATCGAACACCGACACGAGAAGTCGGACATGGAGCGCCGCCACGAGCACACGGCCGAACGCGAGGACGTTGAGCACACCGAAGAGATCAAAACCACGAAAAAAGAGGGCGAGGTCGAACGGCGCGAACTCGAACACGAGCAGGACGTCGATGAGATCGAGGACCTGATGCACCTCAAGAAAAAGAAGGATATGGACGGTCTCGACGTCGAGGAACGCGAAGATGAGTTGGAAATGCGCCGCGAGGAACACGAGGCCGAAGTCGAGAAAGAGCGTCTGCGGGCACGCGACGAAGTCGATCTTTCGACGCTTGCGAGTATGGACAGTGTCGACGAGGCCGTCTCCGAGATCGCCGAGATCGAGGCTGCCGAGGACCTCACCCCCGAGCAACTGGAAGCGCTTGGCGCGAAAGACTCCGACGAACTCGCGAAGGCCCGCCAGGAGGCCCACAACGCCGAGGCCGAGCGCAAGCGTGCCGAGGATCAAAAGGAGTTCCGCGAGGAGATCAAAGACATCGCTGCGGATTCGATGGACCGGGTACAGGAGACCAGCGAGTCCGCGATGGACAACGTGAGCGAGACCGGCACAGCCGCGGCCGAAGACACCTCCGACAACGTGATCGTCTCCGATCCGGGGCGCAGCGACGACGGCGACACCACGATCGTCCAGGGCGGCGGTAGTGACTCGGACGGTAGTAATGACTCCGGTACCGATCGGGTCGTCGTCTGTCCCGAGTGTGAGGCGGAAGTCGAGCCGGACGACGAGTTTTGCCTCAATTGCGGCCACGACCTCGGAGGTGACTGA
- a CDS encoding ATP-binding protein, with translation MIEDQAQKQILKDNYEQYRVKADAYRERGDAEKAAKLYRKCAETLEDIANAESSDRLATKRHELAENLRTAAERLEGAGSLDGQQPGTGADAPDGPLRSDTPPNSTPSASGKSSDGRNNGSRPSGVSSATPDTETDASGFLEEPPEMAFEDVGGMGELKETLRDTVIDPLERPDLYEEYDLGVVNAILLYGPPGTGKTYITNALAGELGYNFIEIGATDITSSLVGEAADNVAELFEVARSNQPCLIFVDEIDALMPSRSGGSQKTQSERQMVNQFLTELTETRGEDVIVVGATNLPEEVDDAAVSRFQERIEVPPPDAPARAAILRVHFRNRPVLHEEIDWETTKGQTAGYSARDLEIVATNAARYALEDARESDDVQPITQSHLERAIEETEATLTGYER, from the coding sequence ATGATCGAAGATCAGGCCCAGAAGCAGATCCTCAAGGACAACTACGAGCAGTACCGGGTGAAGGCCGACGCCTACCGGGAACGCGGTGACGCCGAGAAAGCCGCGAAGCTCTACCGCAAGTGTGCGGAGACGCTCGAAGACATCGCCAACGCCGAGTCGAGCGATCGGCTCGCGACGAAGCGGCACGAACTCGCCGAAAACCTTCGAACGGCTGCCGAGCGACTCGAAGGGGCTGGCTCGCTCGACGGTCAGCAGCCGGGAACGGGTGCAGATGCTCCCGATGGGCCATTGAGGTCAGATACGCCACCGAACAGTACTCCGTCGGCGAGCGGGAAGTCGTCAGACGGTCGAAACAACGGCTCCCGGCCGAGTGGGGTGTCGTCAGCCACACCGGATACAGAGACGGACGCGAGCGGATTTCTCGAAGAGCCGCCCGAGATGGCTTTCGAGGACGTCGGCGGGATGGGCGAGCTCAAGGAGACACTCAGAGACACCGTGATCGATCCGCTGGAGCGGCCGGACCTCTACGAGGAGTACGATCTCGGCGTCGTCAACGCGATCCTCCTGTACGGGCCGCCGGGAACCGGGAAGACGTACATTACGAACGCCCTGGCCGGAGAGCTCGGCTACAATTTCATCGAGATCGGGGCCACGGACATCACCAGCTCACTGGTCGGGGAAGCGGCTGACAACGTCGCGGAGCTGTTCGAGGTCGCTCGATCGAACCAGCCATGTCTGATCTTCGTCGACGAGATCGACGCCCTGATGCCGTCCCGAAGCGGCGGCTCGCAGAAGACTCAGAGCGAACGCCAGATGGTCAACCAGTTTCTGACTGAACTCACCGAAACCCGCGGCGAGGATGTGATCGTTGTCGGCGCGACGAACCTCCCCGAGGAAGTCGACGACGCCGCAGTTAGCCGCTTTCAGGAGCGGATCGAAGTCCCCCCTCCTGACGCACCGGCACGCGCAGCGATATTGCGAGTTCACTTCCGGAATCGACCGGTCCTCCACGAAGAGATCGACTGGGAAACGACGAAGGGACAGACGGCGGGCTACTCGGCGCGCGATCTGGAGATCGTTGCGACCAATGCCGCCAGATACGCCCTCGAAGACGCCCGCGAGAGTGACGATGTCCAGCCGATCACTCAATCCCATCTCGAACGGGCGATCGAGGAGACCGAGGCGACACTGACGGGATACGAGAGGTGA
- a CDS encoding coiled-coil domain-containing protein, whose translation MTTFTDRFDELTHEMEVLLDEDLASIQKMPEQTRLERYNSLKSDEEEFVWEFAKEFDQLTGSEREDVRAKFRLARLLIAASFYEEGSLPRAMRDDFVETELQAVVDFERYKRFDVLTEEEIEAKIRRMDGEVYELVTEYTSTQIANMDELMDEPDVQSDVMRKLLDRYQERCEKIRQGFFVYVETHGLEHMVESIEAAVQAVSESADEREAIQAELREEIQSLSESLEADFRQQQRTFEAQLQQVEHEITSQTVDSEQLQSELQRLEQQGDSLTEQQEVLLEEFGERIERTSTLETRLSTKIEQLEEVQRQTREEVRKAAREETTAVVEEELAALREQREQLQAEIDTLERERESIEVARERLGEKQQRLSTEVDGLAEQRATIEDTTEKLDETEAELAEQTDRLADERDELADTRDQLKDRQRDLKSEVEDAQQSLSAGDNTLPDRAISTSMARLLEMDYVGRFDTSMHDAESVVTTDGTVEIPDGYWADRSEHLNDQVRLDQLLDADGTPEKYPLDRRARYFVTGSGLLGLRSRRKMVIEAAIKSNLEAHATNGFDAAPRDLDDLLNVVNDAVYEAQQNDYHYLLGVASPTGWTDRVIRQVEGGNVARSRYSRHLSLVLVDLQHGDIYYDDSDEIASENSDLYEIPVTAERVDKAVDVIRSNYIEEVGIDSVLLEEVVEEQGFDVRETKEAFDRLAESGVGEQLHIDEYGLALDVS comes from the coding sequence ATGACAACGTTCACCGACCGATTCGACGAGTTGACTCACGAAATGGAGGTCCTCCTCGATGAGGACCTCGCGTCGATCCAGAAGATGCCCGAACAGACCCGGCTGGAACGGTACAACAGTCTCAAATCCGACGAGGAGGAGTTCGTCTGGGAGTTCGCCAAGGAATTCGATCAGCTGACCGGCAGCGAGCGCGAAGACGTGCGGGCGAAGTTCAGACTCGCGCGACTGCTGATCGCGGCGAGCTTCTACGAGGAAGGGTCGCTCCCGCGCGCGATGCGCGACGATTTCGTCGAGACTGAACTGCAAGCCGTTGTCGACTTCGAGCGCTACAAGCGCTTCGACGTGCTCACCGAAGAAGAGATCGAGGCCAAGATCCGCCGGATGGACGGCGAAGTGTACGAACTCGTCACCGAGTACACCTCGACTCAGATCGCCAACATGGACGAGCTGATGGACGAACCGGACGTCCAAAGCGACGTCATGCGAAAGCTTCTGGACCGCTATCAGGAGCGTTGCGAGAAGATCCGACAAGGGTTTTTCGTCTACGTCGAGACCCACGGCCTCGAACACATGGTCGAGTCTATCGAGGCGGCCGTCCAAGCGGTCTCGGAGTCGGCCGACGAGCGTGAGGCGATCCAAGCAGAGCTCCGTGAAGAGATTCAGTCATTGTCTGAGTCACTGGAAGCCGACTTTCGACAGCAACAGCGTACATTCGAGGCACAGCTCCAGCAGGTCGAACACGAGATTACCAGCCAGACCGTCGATAGCGAGCAACTTCAGTCGGAACTCCAGCGCCTCGAACAGCAGGGCGATTCACTTACCGAACAGCAGGAGGTGCTCCTGGAGGAGTTCGGCGAGCGGATCGAACGCACGTCGACACTGGAGACGCGTCTCTCGACAAAGATCGAACAGCTCGAGGAGGTCCAACGCCAGACCAGAGAGGAGGTCCGCAAGGCCGCCCGCGAGGAGACGACCGCCGTCGTCGAGGAGGAACTGGCTGCGTTGCGCGAGCAGCGCGAGCAGCTCCAAGCGGAGATCGACACGCTCGAGCGCGAACGCGAGAGCATCGAGGTCGCCCGCGAACGTCTCGGTGAGAAGCAACAGCGCCTGTCCACCGAAGTCGATGGCCTGGCCGAACAGCGTGCTACGATCGAAGACACGACGGAGAAGCTCGACGAAACAGAGGCCGAACTCGCCGAACAAACCGACCGCCTTGCTGACGAGCGCGACGAACTCGCAGACACACGCGACCAGCTCAAGGACCGGCAGCGAGACCTCAAATCCGAGGTCGAGGACGCCCAGCAGTCGCTCAGCGCGGGCGACAACACGCTACCGGACCGGGCAATCAGCACTTCAATGGCCCGACTGCTGGAGATGGACTACGTCGGTCGCTTCGACACGTCGATGCACGACGCCGAATCGGTCGTCACGACCGACGGGACCGTCGAGATCCCGGACGGGTACTGGGCCGATCGAAGCGAGCATTTGAACGATCAAGTCCGACTCGACCAGTTACTCGACGCCGACGGCACGCCCGAGAAATATCCCCTCGACCGTCGCGCCAGATATTTCGTCACCGGTTCGGGACTACTGGGATTGCGGTCACGCCGGAAGATGGTGATCGAGGCGGCGATCAAGTCTAACCTTGAGGCCCACGCGACGAACGGTTTCGACGCTGCGCCCCGCGATCTCGACGATCTGCTCAATGTGGTCAACGACGCCGTCTACGAGGCTCAACAGAACGATTATCACTATCTGTTGGGTGTTGCCTCACCGACGGGCTGGACCGACCGGGTGATCAGACAGGTCGAGGGCGGGAACGTAGCACGATCACGGTACTCCCGCCATCTCAGTCTGGTGCTGGTCGATCTCCAGCACGGCGACATCTACTACGACGATAGTGACGAGATCGCCAGCGAAAACAGCGATCTCTACGAAATTCCCGTAACGGCCGAGCGTGTCGATAAGGCGGTCGACGTGATCCGGTCGAACTACATCGAGGAGGTGGGGATCGATAGCGTCCTGCTGGAAGAGGTCGTCGAGGAGCAGGGATTCGACGTCCGTGAAACCAAGGAGGCCTTCGACCGACTTGCGGAGAGCGGAGTGGGCGAACAACTGCATATCGACGAGTACGGGCTTGCGCTCGACGTCTCGTGA
- a CDS encoding DUF7319 domain-containing protein, producing MDASGSTPPEADSSTNNGDEAGDGTSTEDDDRSTEQLRERVEQKYDFEDFGPRDMAEMTAEEWEAAFDADSWITGDELLNRVEADLKQRVLDRDVFARIERGDEYLLAYSEAGFALVYPDGSVEGEGTVLRDVKPVIALCSMDDYEVPDVPDGEVLPEPQDVPEGGSELGNMMVQVIAVVQLLAGVILFGAGIVLGLEPIPLVAGLGFFVVGVGLLFVVANARLSDRFRSEEFRDRLRAVNVGGERPDFLPVDEDGNLTTDRLDGDSESVLPPRPDREE from the coding sequence ATGGACGCGTCCGGTTCCACGCCGCCCGAGGCCGACTCGTCGACAAATAACGGGGACGAAGCGGGCGACGGGACGAGCACCGAAGACGATGACCGCTCGACGGAGCAGCTCCGCGAACGGGTCGAACAGAAGTACGACTTCGAGGACTTCGGCCCGCGAGATATGGCCGAGATGACCGCCGAGGAGTGGGAGGCGGCGTTCGACGCCGACAGCTGGATCACTGGCGACGAACTGCTCAACCGCGTCGAGGCCGACCTCAAACAGCGGGTGCTCGATCGGGACGTCTTCGCCCGGATCGAACGCGGCGACGAGTACCTGCTGGCATACTCCGAGGCCGGCTTCGCGCTGGTCTACCCTGACGGCAGCGTCGAGGGCGAAGGAACGGTCCTGCGGGACGTCAAGCCGGTGATCGCGCTGTGCTCGATGGACGACTACGAGGTCCCGGACGTACCCGACGGCGAGGTGCTCCCCGAGCCACAGGATGTGCCCGAGGGCGGCAGCGAACTCGGGAACATGATGGTCCAGGTGATCGCCGTCGTGCAGCTGCTGGCCGGCGTGATCCTGTTCGGTGCCGGGATCGTCCTCGGGCTGGAGCCGATCCCGCTCGTCGCCGGGCTCGGATTTTTCGTCGTCGGTGTGGGGCTGCTGTTCGTCGTGGCCAACGCCCGACTGTCCGATCGGTTCCGCTCCGAGGAGTTTCGGGACCGCCTGCGAGCGGTCAACGTCGGCGGCGAACGCCCGGACTTTCTCCCCGTCGACGAGGACGGCAACCTGACGACCGACCGACTCGACGGCGACTCCGAGAGTGTGCTTCCGCCCCGACCGGATCGCGAGGAGTGA
- a CDS encoding halocyanin domain-containing protein, whose product MHRRDFLRTAGGAAGGAGALAASGSATAQAAEQPDYGGYLDSANGFGGSTTDLRGQEEVTIAVGAGSDGYAFDPAAVWVDPGTTIVWEWTGAGGDHNVVGESVEFTSGDPVGEEGYTYEQTFAESAVVTYYCSPHENLGMLGAVAVGDDIPTVEVEAGGGAQSPEEMGVPFQPHFVGIATLLMMGVTFIYTFFFLKYGESAHTSGGRN is encoded by the coding sequence ATGCACAGGCGGGACTTTCTCCGGACGGCCGGCGGTGCGGCCGGCGGGGCGGGCGCGCTCGCGGCCAGCGGGTCGGCGACCGCCCAGGCCGCCGAGCAGCCGGATTACGGCGGGTATCTGGACAGCGCGAACGGGTTCGGCGGCTCGACGACTGACCTCCGGGGCCAGGAGGAGGTCACGATCGCCGTCGGGGCCGGCAGCGACGGCTACGCGTTCGATCCCGCGGCCGTGTGGGTCGATCCCGGGACGACCATCGTCTGGGAGTGGACCGGGGCGGGCGGCGATCACAACGTCGTCGGCGAGAGCGTCGAGTTCACCTCCGGCGATCCCGTCGGCGAGGAAGGCTACACCTACGAACAGACCTTCGCGGAGTCCGCCGTCGTCACCTACTACTGCAGCCCACACGAGAACCTCGGCATGCTCGGCGCCGTCGCCGTCGGCGACGACATCCCCACCGTCGAGGTCGAGGCCGGCGGCGGCGCACAGAGTCCCGAGGAGATGGGCGTCCCCTTCCAGCCACATTTCGTCGGTATCGCGACGTTGCTGATGATGGGTGTGACGTTCATCTATACGTTCTTCTTCCTGAAGTACGGTGAATCGGCCCACACCAGCGGGGGGCGAAACTGA
- a CDS encoding DUF7318 family protein, translating into MMSSGSTYGDIHRYEQPRESPAAALAIVLLTIVEIVFVGLFTLGLLNGWGRSAEGNMFLGGVLGVIFIDLSFVLLLYRKEFLPDVMIVKKRRRKWEDLYVREEDVDGTSVTDGALENAKRALYPYYKR; encoded by the coding sequence CTGATGTCCTCGGGCAGCACCTACGGCGACATCCACCGCTACGAACAGCCCCGGGAGAGCCCGGCGGCGGCGCTGGCGATCGTCCTGTTGACGATCGTCGAGATCGTCTTCGTCGGCCTGTTCACCTTGGGACTGCTCAACGGCTGGGGCCGGAGCGCGGAGGGCAACATGTTCCTCGGCGGGGTTCTCGGTGTCATCTTCATCGACCTGTCGTTCGTCCTGCTGTTGTACCGCAAGGAGTTCCTGCCGGACGTGATGATCGTCAAGAAGCGCCGGCGCAAGTGGGAGGATCTGTACGTCCGCGAGGAGGACGTCGACGGGACCTCCGTAACTGACGGGGCTCTCGAGAACGCAAAACGCGCGCTCTATCCCTACTACAAACGATAA
- a CDS encoding ubiquinol-cytochrome c reductase iron-sulfur subunit: MSADEDKYPSESGRRRFVKGVVGSAALGTVATGTAATVEVATSAAGAGGGITEYFAIENTDGPAPRGMPIIPVEIRNDNEIYGRWPEPETQTVQGKEVTVAEMDVGGTTYSTTWFQYCGVQTYEGIQPDADQDNAFRSAGGTYDWQADVDDGAVLTLDMFDDYEGWGNGIGQDGLGKPAVANWRSDGDVQTIPVQVMRSPEVSKMIAGEGKYASLSGEARSFLEAATENDVMAWLNKCTHFCCVPGFKAFGGSARFGGENSVYCQCHQSIYDPFSPVRRTFTALPRTE, translated from the coding sequence ATGTCCGCAGACGAAGACAAGTATCCGAGCGAATCGGGACGACGGCGGTTCGTGAAAGGCGTCGTCGGCAGCGCCGCTCTCGGGACGGTTGCGACCGGGACCGCGGCGACTGTCGAGGTGGCAACCTCCGCCGCCGGTGCTGGCGGCGGGATCACGGAATACTTCGCCATCGAGAACACCGACGGGCCGGCCCCGCGCGGGATGCCGATCATTCCCGTCGAGATCAGAAACGACAACGAGATATACGGCCGCTGGCCCGAACCGGAAACCCAGACGGTCCAGGGTAAGGAGGTGACCGTTGCCGAGATGGACGTCGGCGGGACGACCTACAGTACTACCTGGTTCCAGTACTGTGGCGTCCAGACCTACGAGGGCATTCAGCCCGACGCAGACCAAGATAACGCATTCCGCTCGGCCGGTGGTACCTACGACTGGCAGGCCGACGTCGACGACGGCGCGGTGCTGACGCTGGATATGTTCGACGACTACGAAGGGTGGGGCAACGGCATCGGACAAGACGGCCTCGGCAAGCCGGCGGTGGCGAACTGGCGCTCGGACGGCGACGTCCAGACGATCCCCGTCCAGGTCATGCGCAGCCCCGAAGTGAGCAAGATGATCGCGGGCGAAGGCAAGTACGCCTCGCTGTCGGGCGAGGCGCGAAGTTTCCTGGAAGCGGCGACCGAAAACGACGTGATGGCGTGGCTCAACAAGTGCACGCACTTCTGCTGTGTGCCCGGGTTCAAAGCCTTCGGCGGCAGCGCCCGCTTCGGCGGTGAAAACTCCGTGTACTGCCAGTGTCACCAGTCGATCTACGATCCCTTCAGCCCGGTGAGACGGACGTTCACCGCACTGCCACGGACCGAGTGA
- a CDS encoding cytochrome b, with translation MSLERKDDHDHNAWLENRDDLSHIETVYLTALMWLDKRLRIVDYLELLEDLYYKVNMQMPKSHTEQYGLDNKFWYWYPLYALGSFSTLAYIVAAISGALLGFYYTPGAGASESASLAYTQIEFIMMELNFGYFLRSLHRWSAQVMVAAVFLHMLRVYFTGAYKEPRELNWLLGIVLISLTMVFGYTGYLLPWDQLAFWAGQIGVEMSLSIPLIGEWVAQLLFGGFTPNPATLQRMYILHVFFLPFIVTTLIAIHIGIVWMQGIAEPH, from the coding sequence ATGAGTCTCGAACGCAAAGACGACCACGATCACAACGCCTGGCTGGAGAACCGCGACGACCTCTCGCACATCGAGACCGTCTACCTGACTGCGCTGATGTGGCTCGACAAGCGGCTTCGCATCGTCGACTACCTGGAACTGCTCGAGGACCTCTACTACAAGGTCAACATGCAGATGCCAAAGAGCCACACCGAACAATACGGCCTGGACAACAAGTTCTGGTACTGGTACCCGCTGTACGCGCTGGGATCGTTCTCGACGCTGGCATATATCGTCGCGGCGATCTCGGGTGCGCTGCTGGGCTTTTACTACACACCCGGTGCCGGCGCGAGCGAGTCCGCGTCACTGGCCTACACCCAGATCGAGTTCATCATGATGGAGCTGAACTTCGGGTACTTCCTGCGGAGCCTCCATCGCTGGTCCGCGCAGGTGATGGTCGCGGCCGTCTTCCTGCACATGCTCCGGGTGTACTTCACCGGGGCCTACAAGGAACCGCGCGAACTGAACTGGCTGCTCGGGATCGTGTTGATCAGCCTGACGATGGTCTTCGGGTACACCGGCTACCTGCTGCCGTGGGATCAGCTGGCCTTCTGGGCCGGCCAGATCGGCGTCGAGATGAGCCTCTCGATCCCGCTGATCGGCGAGTGGGTCGCCCAGTTGCTGTTCGGCGGCTTCACGCCGAACCCGGCGACGCTCCAGCGGATGTACATCCTGCACGTGTTCTTCCTGCCCTTCATCGTGACGACGCTGATCGCCATCCACATCGGCATCGTCTGGATGCAGGGCATCGCGGAACCGCACTGA
- a CDS encoding cytochrome b family protein, whose protein sequence is MTDDTDTTDERTDGGETGIVPPDDETPTWSERKARKQGLSRLTYEYFERARREDQDLRQQSSYVERDVLGFPAWPHEMVRNLSLASFFVGMIIVLSATLPPHIDAPANPSSTPAVILPDWYLYWSFGLLKLGFLNPDLSLLGGEKLMSDRTYGVVANLVVVGIVAIVPFLNKGSARRPVEQPFWASVGVAGVVFAFTIAVLSIKNLVPIEEGLLNDLTFLLPVVAGFISYTVLKSMREGYMFNLNRRYYRLRPPK, encoded by the coding sequence ATGACTGACGACACAGACACCACGGACGAACGCACCGACGGCGGCGAGACGGGGATCGTCCCGCCCGACGACGAAACCCCGACCTGGAGCGAGCGCAAGGCGCGCAAGCAAGGGCTCTCGCGGCTGACCTACGAGTACTTCGAGCGCGCTCGACGCGAGGATCAGGATCTGCGCCAGCAGTCGAGTTACGTCGAACGGGACGTGCTCGGCTTCCCGGCCTGGCCCCACGAGATGGTGCGCAACCTCTCGCTGGCGAGTTTCTTCGTCGGGATGATTATCGTCCTCTCGGCGACACTGCCGCCACACATCGACGCGCCGGCCAACCCCAGCAGTACACCGGCGGTCATCCTGCCGGACTGGTATCTCTACTGGTCGTTTGGCCTGCTCAAACTCGGCTTTCTCAATCCCGACCTGTCGCTTCTAGGCGGCGAGAAGCTGATGTCCGACCGGACCTACGGCGTCGTCGCGAACCTCGTCGTCGTCGGGATCGTCGCCATCGTCCCGTTCCTGAACAAGGGCAGCGCGCGCCGGCCGGTCGAACAGCCGTTCTGGGCGTCGGTCGGCGTCGCCGGCGTCGTCTTCGCGTTCACGATCGCAGTTCTCTCGATCAAGAACCTCGTTCCGATCGAAGAGGGGCTGTTGAACGACCTGACCTTCCTGTTGCCGGTCGTCGCCGGGTTCATCAGCTATACGGTGTTGAAGTCGATGCGCGAGGGCTACATGTTCAACCTCAACCGCCGGTACTACCGGCTCAGACCACCCAAGTAA
- a CDS encoding DUF7315 family membrane protein, whose translation MSSDTPPRRTSDGSVVVPMRVYKGITVFSTLVATGLVVFGFFMFDAATRLDNPIREAAVWTVGLTGWTPSVGAVNVAFGLLGIGVIVLGAGSYVLGTRFKTAEMVDSERRDTTADSQEAHDDG comes from the coding sequence ATGAGCAGCGATACACCACCACGGCGCACGTCCGACGGATCGGTCGTCGTCCCGATGCGCGTCTACAAGGGGATCACCGTCTTCTCGACGCTCGTCGCGACGGGACTGGTCGTGTTCGGATTCTTCATGTTCGACGCGGCCACCCGGCTAGACAACCCGATCCGCGAGGCGGCCGTCTGGACGGTCGGACTCACCGGATGGACGCCCTCGGTCGGCGCGGTCAACGTCGCCTTCGGCCTGCTCGGGATCGGGGTCATCGTTCTCGGGGCCGGATCGTACGTCCTCGGCACGCGGTTCAAGACCGCCGAGATGGTCGACAGCGAGCGGCGAGACACCACTGCGGACTCACAGGAGGCACACGACGATGGCTGA